Proteins from a single region of Corynebacterium casei LMG S-19264:
- a CDS encoding OsmC family protein, producing MSDLTPNHTAGEPLEAIDKDKLASLRQKNIDNPEGGKKVIKTHTEADGHFRNYTQVRDLKPVLVSEPPALLGDDSAPNPTEIAQAGLAACISVGIQAIATHRGVTLTKIDIDIESNIDVSPVWGVGDLNDEKRPGVSDVQVNVDVDGDADRETLEKIVDDAIQWSPVVNTYTRPANLTHKLV from the coding sequence ATGTCTGATTTGACCCCAAATCACACCGCCGGTGAACCACTAGAGGCAATCGACAAGGACAAGCTTGCGTCCCTGCGTCAAAAGAACATTGACAATCCAGAGGGCGGCAAGAAGGTCATCAAGACTCACACCGAGGCTGATGGCCACTTCCGTAATTACACTCAAGTTCGTGATCTGAAGCCAGTCCTGGTTTCTGAGCCACCGGCGCTGCTTGGTGATGACTCCGCGCCAAACCCAACTGAGATTGCACAAGCGGGCCTCGCAGCCTGCATCTCCGTAGGCATCCAGGCTATTGCTACCCACCGTGGCGTTACCCTGACCAAGATTGATATCGACATTGAGTCCAATATCGATGTTTCCCCCGTGTGGGGCGTTGGCGACTTGAATGATGAGAAGCGTCCAGGTGTCTCCGATGTTCAGGTCAATGTGGACGTTGACGGTGACGCTGACCGTGAAACCCTAGAGAAGATTGTGGATGATGCAATCCAGTGGTCCCCTGTGGTCAACACCTACACTCGTCCAGCAAACCTGACCCACAAGCTGGTCTAA
- a CDS encoding FAD/NAD(P)-binding protein, translated as MPNTSPSIAIIGLGPRGVSTLERLVAHLNAETTTPQDLTLHLIDDAQHGGGRVWDITQTKALCMNTFAHGMTLFSEPGATVDAPVVEGPTIYEWVRLHLGYEDEVSAEKRAYVEKHPLGDELAKRFSKEELEQVKPASYPLRALYGYYLVWFYESVLADIPEWVTVKTHKARATGIEDKGGFDTISLSNGESIDADVTIAVTGWQNQGYSEQEKWIKQTLDEHPDLKWIRANNPIEQDVASIKDNEQVLSRGLGMGFFDILILTTQERGGKFVDDPSARGGVRYIPTGKEPTYYASSRRGYPLMPQSDDRGLPAPAEIPRLKKVVAELSSRSGRRSIDYDVEVWPAVARDAYHAYLKTLARVEPEALKADLDTIVQAIDDAEVDASVVFNGITALDDVITQYTTKRFSLLRWMHLLPANFDNSDELTAYLMQRLEEDLKDAEQGPDSPVRAALWSLGFSRKPSQVLGAEGSYTVESRHHMFDKAIALAQLACSGPPIFRTRQLMALVDAGIVKFIGGYPLLDMDRRTGEWTMSSPSSGGVRYRGTTLLDAWVHKPDIRKTPADAFTKNLVDQQRVVPFTDIWEDGTEIPTASVAQDPQTRRVLREDGEQDSRLHMVGIPAHAQYPDTTISPPLPGTDSWFIQEADKAATSAAGIALGVNRMNQAV; from the coding sequence ATGCCAAATACTTCGCCTTCCATAGCGATTATCGGTCTGGGTCCGCGTGGGGTTTCCACGCTGGAGCGTCTTGTTGCGCATCTCAATGCGGAGACCACTACCCCGCAGGATCTGACTTTGCATCTCATTGATGATGCGCAGCACGGCGGCGGCCGAGTTTGGGACATTACGCAAACCAAGGCGCTGTGCATGAACACTTTTGCGCACGGCATGACGCTGTTTTCTGAGCCCGGCGCGACAGTGGATGCGCCGGTGGTGGAAGGCCCCACCATTTACGAGTGGGTGCGTCTGCACTTGGGTTATGAGGATGAGGTTTCCGCAGAAAAGCGTGCCTACGTTGAAAAGCACCCGTTGGGTGATGAATTAGCAAAGCGGTTTAGCAAGGAAGAACTGGAGCAGGTTAAGCCTGCTTCTTATCCTTTGCGCGCACTGTATGGCTATTACCTGGTGTGGTTTTATGAGTCGGTGCTCGCGGATATTCCGGAGTGGGTCACGGTAAAGACCCATAAGGCGCGTGCCACCGGTATTGAGGACAAGGGTGGTTTTGACACCATTTCCTTAAGTAACGGAGAAAGCATCGACGCAGATGTCACCATCGCGGTCACCGGCTGGCAGAACCAGGGATATTCAGAGCAGGAAAAATGGATCAAGCAAACACTTGATGAGCACCCTGATCTGAAGTGGATTCGCGCCAATAACCCAATTGAGCAAGATGTTGCTTCCATCAAGGACAATGAGCAGGTGCTCTCCCGCGGTTTGGGCATGGGCTTTTTTGATATTTTGATTCTGACCACGCAAGAGCGTGGCGGAAAGTTCGTGGATGATCCAAGTGCCCGCGGTGGGGTTCGCTATATTCCAACAGGCAAGGAGCCAACGTATTACGCGAGCTCGCGCCGTGGATACCCGCTCATGCCGCAGTCGGATGATCGCGGCTTGCCGGCGCCAGCGGAGATTCCACGGTTGAAGAAGGTCGTGGCAGAGTTGTCATCGCGAAGCGGTCGCCGTTCCATCGACTATGACGTGGAAGTGTGGCCGGCCGTTGCACGCGATGCTTACCACGCATATTTGAAGACGTTGGCACGCGTGGAGCCGGAGGCGCTCAAGGCTGACCTAGACACCATCGTGCAGGCAATCGATGACGCAGAGGTCGATGCCAGCGTTGTCTTCAACGGCATCACCGCCCTCGATGATGTCATCACGCAGTACACCACCAAGCGTTTTTCATTGTTGCGCTGGATGCATTTGCTGCCAGCCAACTTCGATAACTCGGATGAGCTCACAGCGTATCTGATGCAGCGATTGGAAGAAGACCTCAAGGATGCAGAGCAAGGGCCGGATAGCCCGGTTCGTGCTGCTTTGTGGTCGCTGGGCTTTTCCCGCAAGCCATCCCAAGTGCTTGGCGCGGAAGGCAGCTACACCGTGGAGTCGCGTCACCACATGTTTGATAAAGCCATCGCGTTGGCGCAGCTGGCGTGCTCAGGCCCACCAATCTTCCGCACCCGTCAGCTGATGGCGCTGGTGGATGCGGGAATTGTGAAGTTCATTGGCGGCTATCCGCTGCTGGACATGGATCGCCGTACTGGTGAGTGGACCATGAGCTCGCCGTCGTCGGGCGGTGTGCGCTACCGCGGCACCACCTTGTTAGATGCTTGGGTGCACAAGCCAGATATTCGCAAGACGCCTGCCGATGCCTTCACAAAGAATCTCGTGGACCAACAACGTGTTGTTCCATTCACGGATATTTGGGAAGACGGCACGGAGATTCCAACGGCATCCGTTGCCCAGGATCCGCAGACCCGCCGGGTTCTGCGCGAAGACGGCGAGCAAGATTCGCGCCTGCACATGGTGGGAATCCCAGCGCACGCGCAGTATCCAGATACCACCATTTCCCCACCGCTACCTGGCACTGACTCGTGGTTTATCCAAGAAGCGGACAAAGCTGCGACGAGCGCTGCGGGCATAGCTCTTGGTGTGAATAGAATGAACCAAGCTGTCTAA
- a CDS encoding SGNH/GDSL hydrolase family protein has translation MKKFLSVPAAITVLAAGTLVSCSTESQESSQSPTASETPADSATYQEYVALGDSYSAMGSRTAETTGPAECFRSADNYPSLVAQHEGVKNFVDATCSSAVTADIFSTRAGSEGPIEAQLESLTKDTDLVTISIGGNDIGFPDIARCFQEARAAGEESDCASRFNRDEMTNSVNEMLFSVYNSVQQRSPEAHIMVTGYMPLITDEGQCEDAAFISEDDRGWAVGLTNEINGRIKGVSSEMQIPFIIPENAEEHTVCTPPEQRWTDLTGAETGAYPMHPTARGQAAMAEAITAEL, from the coding sequence ATGAAGAAGTTTCTAAGCGTCCCCGCTGCCATCACAGTGTTGGCGGCGGGGACGCTTGTTTCATGCAGTACTGAGTCCCAGGAAAGTTCGCAGTCCCCTACCGCTTCTGAGACTCCTGCTGATTCAGCAACGTATCAGGAGTACGTAGCACTCGGAGATTCTTATTCTGCCATGGGTTCGCGGACAGCAGAGACAACAGGCCCAGCAGAGTGCTTCCGTTCAGCGGATAACTATCCATCGTTGGTAGCGCAGCATGAGGGGGTAAAGAACTTCGTAGATGCTACCTGCTCCAGTGCGGTAACCGCGGATATTTTTAGCACTCGCGCCGGTTCCGAGGGCCCGATCGAAGCACAGCTGGAGTCATTAACTAAGGACACTGACCTTGTCACCATTTCCATCGGCGGCAATGACATTGGTTTCCCCGATATCGCACGGTGCTTCCAGGAGGCTCGAGCTGCCGGCGAAGAATCAGATTGTGCGTCACGGTTCAACCGTGACGAGATGACCAATTCGGTCAATGAAATGCTCTTTAGCGTCTACAACAGTGTGCAGCAGCGTTCTCCTGAAGCACACATTATGGTCACCGGGTACATGCCACTGATTACGGATGAAGGCCAGTGCGAAGACGCGGCATTTATCTCCGAAGATGACCGCGGCTGGGCGGTAGGCCTGACCAATGAAATCAACGGACGCATCAAAGGTGTCTCCTCAGAGATGCAGATTCCGTTCATCATCCCCGAGAATGCAGAGGAACACACGGTCTGCACCCCACCAGAACAACGCTGGACGGATCTAACCGGCGCAGAGACAGGTGCTTATCCAATGCACCCGAC
- a CDS encoding Ldh family oxidoreductase: MITNRTGFIQSLKVCEPPCFNAFLRSHITRWVCCPSSCSLHPLSFAVPLKVRPLVIDQSITPSAFVSIREAAKNNTPLPDGWALSIEGLPTPDALEALEGALLPAGHKLANVCLMVESLAGLAGGLWSLESPAFDKGGEIPSIGVFIIAINPAFFGENYLERIDSHVQVLEREHGVYIPGRQREIKNDIKVDEQLYEQLLASIQAAELVPVQGVIGDD, encoded by the coding sequence GTGATCACAAATCGCACAGGGTTTATTCAATCTTTAAAAGTTTGCGAACCACCTTGCTTCAATGCATTTTTGCGATCACACATCACAAGGTGGGTTTGTTGTCCGTCCTCGTGTTCCCTCCATCCCCTTTCCTTTGCAGTACCTCTCAAGGTCCGTCCACTCGTCATTGACCAATCCATCACGCCATCGGCTTTTGTTTCCATCAGAGAAGCTGCCAAGAACAACACTCCGCTGCCTGATGGCTGGGCGTTAAGCATCGAAGGCCTGCCAACACCGGATGCGCTGGAAGCTCTTGAAGGTGCGCTTCTTCCTGCTGGACACAAGCTCGCCAATGTTTGCCTGATGGTGGAATCTTTGGCCGGGCTTGCTGGCGGGCTGTGGTCTTTGGAGTCTCCCGCGTTTGATAAGGGCGGCGAGATCCCGTCGATTGGCGTTTTCATCATCGCGATCAATCCGGCTTTCTTTGGCGAGAATTACCTGGAGCGAATCGACTCCCATGTCCAGGTGCTTGAACGTGAACATGGGGTTTACATTCCTGGCCGCCAACGCGAAATCAAGAACGACATCAAGGTTGATGAGCAACTCTATGAACAGCTGCTCGCCAGCATCCAGGCAGCGGAATTGGTTCCAGTGCAAGGAGTGATTGGTGACGACTAA
- a CDS encoding sulfite exporter TauE/SafE family protein, giving the protein MFVLTVAIIILASVLIGAFFQRITGMGVGLLGGPVMSIFLGPVQGVTMVNGLSIINAVNNAWAVRKRTDWKRFRIISAALILGSLPAVAVIHFLDGPILLIAIGVFVLLGLGISLFPAEKFKIPAEAKGPLFAFGMAGGFMSTIAGIAGPSLTIYARLTNWDYRDFVATLHPVLVVANTVSFVLKLVLLGGVDFGGVPLWLWIVAIAMLFVGAWLGDKINDRVSTPTARQLATFLAAAGAIAVLVRGITQLV; this is encoded by the coding sequence TTGTTTGTGTTAACTGTTGCCATCATCATTCTTGCGTCCGTCCTCATCGGTGCGTTCTTCCAGCGCATTACCGGCATGGGTGTCGGCCTGTTGGGCGGGCCCGTCATGTCCATCTTCTTGGGGCCGGTGCAGGGCGTCACGATGGTCAATGGACTTTCCATTATTAATGCGGTGAATAATGCGTGGGCAGTACGGAAGCGAACAGATTGGAAGCGGTTCCGCATCATTTCGGCGGCCCTGATTTTAGGTTCGCTTCCTGCGGTTGCCGTGATTCATTTCCTGGATGGGCCAATTCTGCTTATTGCCATCGGCGTGTTTGTACTGCTGGGCTTGGGTATTTCATTGTTCCCGGCAGAGAAGTTCAAGATTCCCGCGGAAGCGAAAGGCCCGCTTTTCGCTTTCGGTATGGCCGGGGGATTTATGTCCACCATCGCGGGAATCGCGGGGCCGTCATTGACGATTTATGCGCGGCTGACCAATTGGGATTACCGCGATTTCGTGGCGACACTACACCCAGTCCTCGTTGTCGCGAACACCGTGTCTTTCGTGCTCAAGCTGGTTTTGCTTGGCGGTGTTGATTTCGGCGGTGTGCCATTGTGGCTGTGGATTGTTGCCATTGCAATGCTTTTCGTTGGTGCTTGGCTCGGCGACAAGATCAATGACAGGGTTTCCACCCCGACTGCGCGTCAATTGGCCACTTTCCTCGCCGCAGCCGGCGCAATCGCCGTCTTGGTCCGCGGAATTACACAGCTAGTATAG
- a CDS encoding ABC transporter substrate-binding protein: MKRLIATTLGALTTATVLVGCSVDGSNSASANETQIIQSAFGEAEIPSNPQRIVIVQANFLDFALAIDLASVGSTYWGDAGGIQDYLREDAPENMEVVGNDDEPYFEAIANLNPDLIIGDEAVEENLEKFEPIAPVAAIASRDAEGSNSWRDQLTALAEITGREDKAAEVIKETDESIEQLDANIDEPGQRTMLLRIRDDQVRQYLPDSFVGAGVPQRLQKHRVSGISSAVRKRRVVLYPSGKYRTSRCRPHYRIRRQSRALGGSRKQPFVEYPSCSRERPALHQRKLHALGSHRPLSGIDRDFRS, from the coding sequence ATGAAAAGGCTAATTGCAACAACACTTGGCGCACTCACAACAGCGACGGTACTGGTGGGATGTTCCGTGGACGGTTCAAACTCCGCGAGTGCCAATGAAACACAGATAATTCAGTCAGCCTTCGGGGAGGCTGAAATTCCAAGCAATCCACAGCGAATTGTGATCGTTCAAGCGAACTTCCTCGACTTTGCTTTGGCAATCGACCTAGCATCAGTTGGTTCAACCTACTGGGGTGATGCTGGCGGAATTCAGGATTACCTCCGAGAGGATGCACCTGAAAACATGGAGGTTGTAGGAAACGACGATGAACCCTATTTCGAGGCCATCGCAAATCTAAATCCAGACCTAATCATCGGAGATGAAGCCGTCGAAGAGAACCTGGAAAAGTTCGAGCCCATTGCTCCGGTCGCTGCAATTGCATCACGGGACGCGGAAGGCTCCAACAGCTGGCGCGACCAGCTGACTGCGTTGGCTGAGATTACTGGACGCGAAGATAAAGCCGCTGAAGTAATCAAAGAGACCGACGAATCTATTGAGCAATTGGACGCAAACATCGACGAACCAGGTCAGCGCACCATGCTGCTTCGTATCCGTGATGACCAAGTTCGCCAATATCTGCCCGATAGCTTTGTAGGAGCTGGAGTTCCACAGCGTCTACAAAAACATCGAGTTAGTGGAATCAGCAGTGCCGTCCGAAAACGGCGAGTGGTCCTTTATCCCTCCGGAAAATATCGGACTTCTCGATGCCGACCGCATTATCGCATTCGTCGACAGTCCCGCGCCCTTGGAGGCAGCAGAAAGCAACCCTTTGTGGAATACCCTTCCTGCAGTAGAGAACGGCCAGCTTTGCATCAGCGAAAACTTCACGCTCTGGGTTCACACCGGCCCCTCAGCGGCATCGATCGTGACTTCCGATCTTGA
- a CDS encoding EamA family transporter, translated as MTSAGVVTSILASVLFGAIFFVSGAIEAQASTLVAWRVLLTAACYGLLLSFPARRRAFKAFWDVLQKGPLNVFYFVLLVALIALQLWLFAWSHKGHALDASLGYLLLPIFLVVGRFFFSSIISRLQWIAVGIAIIAVTTKFIFSAQISWVTFAIAVGYALYFALRSYSGFNSSFCYGAETIDLSPIAIALLFAIPDALDTDMMIMVICAGLAGAVAMALYLAASVLLSMPIFGLLSYGEPILLFAAALLLGESLDMSDALVYSLLGFALAILGFDGIWRSRKTLEPILAV; from the coding sequence ATGACCTCGGCCGGCGTGGTCACTTCAATTCTCGCGTCGGTGCTTTTCGGAGCAATCTTCTTTGTCTCCGGAGCCATTGAAGCGCAAGCTTCGACGCTCGTTGCGTGGCGGGTGCTGCTCACTGCAGCCTGCTACGGACTCTTGCTAAGTTTTCCCGCTCGCCGGCGGGCCTTCAAAGCTTTCTGGGATGTCCTGCAGAAAGGTCCGCTTAACGTCTTCTACTTTGTTCTTCTGGTCGCACTGATTGCGCTGCAGCTGTGGCTATTCGCTTGGTCACACAAAGGCCATGCCCTAGATGCTTCGCTGGGTTACTTGCTTTTGCCCATCTTCCTAGTGGTGGGAAGATTCTTCTTTTCCAGCATTATCAGCCGTCTACAATGGATAGCTGTTGGTATCGCGATTATTGCAGTGACCACAAAATTTATTTTCAGCGCGCAGATTTCCTGGGTAACTTTCGCTATCGCGGTCGGCTACGCACTCTATTTCGCATTGCGCAGTTACTCCGGTTTTAATAGCTCCTTTTGCTACGGCGCTGAGACCATCGATCTCAGCCCAATTGCCATAGCGTTGTTATTCGCCATTCCAGACGCCTTGGATACCGACATGATGATCATGGTGATTTGCGCTGGCCTCGCCGGTGCAGTCGCCATGGCTCTCTACCTTGCCGCATCAGTGTTGTTGAGCATGCCCATCTTCGGGCTACTGAGTTACGGCGAACCAATCCTGCTATTCGCGGCTGCACTACTGCTTGGCGAGTCCCTCGATATGAGTGACGCCCTGGTGTATTCGCTTCTCGGGTTTGCGCTAGCCATTCTTGGATTCGATGGAATCTGGCGCTCACGCAAGACTTTGGAACCTATACTAGCTGTGTAA
- the thiC gene encoding phosphomethylpyrimidine synthase ThiC: MSKTPNDAYSLRNSEQHSSHHIGWLNDLEHGIRVPVTEIHQSDSPDGTPNEPLQVYRTMGPGSVPEVGLEPRRAEWIAAREDTETYQSRGVRLEDDGLGAVRRGASSQQWKGRMPVPIRARSGSTVTQMHYARRGIITPEMRYVALRENCDVEMVRSEIAAGTAIIPANVNHPESEPMIIGKSFLVKVNANIGNSAVTSSIDEEVSKLEWAAKWGADTLMDLSTGNDIHTTREWIMRNSPIPIGTVPIYQALEKVNGDANALTWEIYRDTVIEQCEQGVDYMTVHAGVLLRYVPLTADRVTGIVSRGGSIMAGWCLAHHQENFLYTHFDELCEIFAAYDVAFSLGDGLRPGSIADANDAAQFAELDTLAELTERAWKYDVQVMVEGPGHIPFHKVRENVERQQELCKGAPFYTLGPLVTDIAPGYDHITSAIGATEIARYGTAMLCYVTPKEHLGLPNRDDVKTGVITYKIAAHAADVAKNHPGATARDDALSKARFEFRWNDQFSLGLDPVTAQEFHDETLPAEPAKTAHFCSMCGPKFCSMRISQDIRDTYGSAEAQSAIAGMQQKSQEFLASGGQVYLPDPLVKNAGEANG, encoded by the coding sequence CTGTCTAAAACGCCCAATGACGCGTACAGTCTACGAAACTCTGAACAACATTCTTCCCACCACATTGGCTGGTTGAATGACTTGGAACATGGAATTCGAGTTCCGGTAACTGAAATCCATCAGAGCGATTCACCTGATGGAACCCCGAATGAGCCTTTGCAGGTGTATAGAACGATGGGCCCTGGCAGTGTGCCTGAAGTGGGCCTAGAACCACGGCGGGCAGAGTGGATTGCAGCACGCGAAGATACGGAAACTTATCAATCCCGCGGTGTGCGCCTGGAAGATGATGGGCTTGGTGCGGTGCGGCGTGGGGCGTCCTCGCAGCAATGGAAGGGACGCATGCCAGTTCCAATTCGAGCACGTTCTGGGAGCACGGTGACGCAGATGCACTATGCGCGACGTGGAATCATCACGCCAGAAATGCGATACGTTGCATTGCGAGAGAACTGCGATGTGGAAATGGTGCGCAGTGAAATTGCAGCGGGAACGGCAATCATTCCCGCTAACGTCAATCATCCGGAGTCGGAACCGATGATCATCGGTAAGAGCTTCCTTGTGAAAGTCAACGCCAACATTGGAAACTCCGCGGTGACAAGCTCGATCGACGAAGAAGTATCGAAGCTCGAATGGGCAGCGAAGTGGGGCGCCGATACGTTGATGGATCTTTCAACCGGAAATGATATTCACACCACTCGCGAGTGGATTATGCGTAACTCGCCCATCCCCATCGGTACAGTTCCCATCTATCAAGCGCTGGAGAAGGTCAATGGCGATGCAAATGCTCTAACGTGGGAAATCTACCGGGATACCGTCATTGAACAGTGCGAACAAGGTGTTGATTACATGACGGTTCATGCCGGCGTGCTACTGCGTTACGTGCCGTTGACGGCGGACCGAGTTACCGGGATTGTCTCACGCGGTGGATCGATCATGGCCGGATGGTGTTTGGCTCATCATCAGGAGAATTTCCTCTACACCCACTTTGATGAGCTGTGTGAGATTTTCGCCGCCTACGATGTCGCTTTTTCCCTTGGGGACGGGCTCCGCCCCGGTTCAATCGCGGATGCTAATGATGCAGCTCAATTCGCTGAGCTTGATACCTTGGCTGAGTTGACTGAACGGGCATGGAAATATGATGTTCAGGTCATGGTTGAAGGCCCTGGTCATATTCCATTCCACAAAGTTCGTGAGAATGTTGAACGCCAGCAGGAGCTGTGCAAGGGCGCACCGTTTTACACGCTGGGGCCATTGGTTACTGATATTGCGCCAGGCTATGACCACATCACATCCGCAATTGGCGCTACGGAGATTGCCCGATATGGCACGGCGATGCTGTGCTACGTCACGCCAAAAGAGCATCTTGGCCTGCCAAACCGGGATGATGTTAAGACCGGCGTCATCACGTACAAGATTGCTGCACACGCAGCAGACGTGGCTAAGAATCATCCCGGTGCAACTGCGCGTGATGATGCTCTATCTAAGGCGAGATTTGAGTTCCGCTGGAATGACCAATTTTCGCTCGGACTGGACCCGGTCACCGCGCAGGAATTTCACGATGAAACCCTGCCGGCTGAGCCTGCCAAGACCGCACATTTCTGTTCCATGTGTGGTCCCAAGTTCTGCTCGATGAGAATCTCGCAGGACATCCGCGATACCTACGGAAGCGCTGAAGCTCAATCCGCTATCGCCGGCATGCAACAAAAGAGCCAAGAGTTCCTGGCCTCGGGCGGACAGGTGTATTTGCCAGATCCGCTTGTTAAGAATGCCGGCGAGGCGAATGGGTAA